One Micromonospora craniellae genomic region harbors:
- the recD2 gene encoding SF1B family DNA helicase RecD2 encodes MTVPVRAPLAVVEAVLERLTYVNEETGYTVARVATDRGGDLSTVVGALLGAQPGESLRLHGRWSSHPKYGRQFEVDSYTTVLPATIQGIQRYLGSGLVKGIGPVFAERIVAHFGLGTLRVIEEEPARLVEVPGLGPKRTAKITAAWEEQKAIKEVMVFLQGVGVSTSLAVRIYKQYGDASTDVVTKEPYRLAADVWGIGFKTADTIARSVGIPHDSPQRVMAGLQYTLSEATDNGHCYLPEPNLVADATKILDVPADLVTRCLGDLVADEGVVRETLPAAGGEPLRAVYLVPFHRAEQSLASSLLRLLHDSGDRLAHFGGVDWAKALAWLRARTGADLAPEQEQAVRLALTSKVAVLTGGPGCGKSFTVRSIVELAAAKKAKVTLVAPTGRAAKRLSELTGHPAATVHRLLQLRPGGDASYDRNNPLDVDLLVVDEASMLDLILANKLIKAVPPGAHLLLVGDVDQLPSVGAGEVLRDLLAAPTIPRVRLTQIFRQAAQSGVVTNAHRINAGRPPLLQGLPDFFLFACDDTDATAALTVDVACTRIPARFRLDPRRDVQVLTPMHRGPAGAGALNGLLQQKLTPHREGQPERRMGGRVFRIGDKVTQIRNNYDKGQAGIFNGTLGIVTALTSEEQTLTVRTDEDETIDYDFDELDELTHAYAMTIHRSQGSEYPAVVIPLTTSAWMMLQRNLLYTAVTRAKHLVVLVGSRRALHAAVRTVGAGRRHTALDHRIT; translated from the coding sequence GTGACCGTTCCTGTCCGTGCGCCGCTCGCCGTGGTGGAGGCGGTGCTGGAGCGGTTGACCTACGTCAACGAGGAGACCGGCTACACCGTCGCTCGTGTCGCCACCGACCGTGGCGGTGACCTGTCGACGGTGGTCGGCGCGTTGTTGGGGGCGCAGCCCGGGGAGAGCTTGCGGCTGCACGGCCGCTGGTCTTCGCATCCGAAGTACGGCCGGCAGTTCGAGGTCGACTCCTACACCACCGTCTTGCCGGCCACGATTCAGGGCATCCAGCGCTACCTCGGCTCCGGGCTGGTGAAGGGCATCGGACCGGTCTTCGCCGAACGGATCGTCGCGCACTTCGGTCTGGGCACCCTGCGGGTCATCGAAGAGGAGCCGGCGCGGCTGGTGGAGGTGCCGGGGCTGGGCCCGAAACGCACCGCGAAGATCACCGCGGCGTGGGAGGAACAGAAGGCCATCAAGGAGGTCATGGTCTTCCTGCAGGGCGTCGGCGTGTCCACGTCCCTGGCGGTGCGGATCTACAAGCAGTACGGCGACGCGTCCACCGACGTGGTGACGAAGGAGCCGTACCGGCTGGCCGCCGATGTGTGGGGGATCGGTTTCAAGACTGCCGACACCATCGCCCGGTCGGTGGGGATCCCACACGACAGCCCGCAGCGGGTCATGGCCGGCCTGCAGTACACCCTGTCCGAGGCCACCGACAACGGCCACTGCTACCTGCCCGAACCGAACCTCGTCGCCGACGCGACGAAGATCCTCGACGTGCCCGCCGACCTCGTCACCCGCTGCCTCGGCGACCTGGTCGCCGACGAGGGCGTCGTCCGCGAGACGCTCCCCGCGGCCGGCGGTGAGCCGCTGCGGGCGGTGTATCTGGTGCCGTTCCACCGCGCCGAGCAGTCCCTCGCCTCCTCGCTCCTGCGGCTGCTCCATGATTCAGGCGACCGGCTGGCCCACTTCGGAGGTGTCGACTGGGCCAAGGCCCTGGCCTGGCTGAGGGCCCGCACCGGCGCGGACCTCGCCCCCGAGCAGGAGCAGGCCGTCAGGCTCGCGCTGACCTCGAAAGTCGCGGTGCTCACCGGCGGGCCGGGCTGCGGCAAGAGCTTCACCGTCCGCTCCATCGTCGAACTCGCCGCCGCCAAGAAGGCAAAGGTGACGCTGGTCGCGCCGACCGGGCGGGCCGCCAAACGCCTGTCCGAGCTGACCGGTCACCCCGCCGCCACCGTGCACCGGCTCCTGCAACTCCGCCCCGGCGGGGACGCCTCCTACGACCGGAACAACCCTCTCGACGTCGACCTGCTCGTCGTCGACGAGGCATCCATGCTCGACCTGATCCTGGCCAACAAGCTCATCAAAGCCGTCCCACCCGGCGCCCACCTGCTCCTCGTGGGCGACGTCGACCAGTTGCCCTCCGTCGGCGCCGGCGAGGTGTTACGGGACCTGCTCGCCGCACCCACCATCCCCCGGGTGCGGCTGACCCAGATCTTCCGCCAGGCCGCCCAGTCCGGCGTGGTCACCAACGCCCACCGCATCAACGCCGGCCGCCCACCCCTCCTTCAGGGCCTGCCGGACTTCTTCCTGTTCGCCTGCGACGACACCGACGCCACCGCCGCCCTGACCGTCGACGTCGCCTGCACCCGCATCCCCGCCCGCTTCCGGCTCGACCCGCGCCGCGACGTGCAGGTCCTCACCCCCATGCACCGCGGCCCCGCCGGCGCCGGCGCCTTGAACGGCCTGCTGCAGCAGAAGCTCACCCCGCACCGCGAGGGACAGCCGGAGCGGCGCATGGGCGGGCGGGTGTTCCGGATCGGCGACAAAGTCACCCAGATCCGCAACAACTACGACAAGGGCCAAGCCGGCATCTTCAACGGCACCCTCGGCATCGTCACCGCCCTCACCAGCGAGGAACAGACCCTCACCGTGCGCACCGACGAGGACGAAACCATCGACTACGACTTCGACGAACTCGACGAACTCACCCACGCCTACGCCATGACCATCCACCGCTCCCAAGGCTCCGAATACCCCGCCGTCGTCATCCCCCTCACCACCAGCGCCTGGATGATGCTGCAACGCAACCTGCTCTACACCGCCGTCACCCGCGCCAAACACCTCGTCGTCCTCGTCGGCTCCCGCCGCGCCCTCCACGCCGCCGTCCGCACCGTCGGCGCCGGACGCCGCCACACCGCCCTCGACCACCGCATCACCTGA
- a CDS encoding DUF397 domain-containing protein, whose product MSKSHNTSPVWTRSSRCDHENCVEVSRHSITVQVRNSTDPGTTLSFTHDSWRSFLRTHDNPTR is encoded by the coding sequence GTGAGCAAATCCCACAACACATCCCCTGTCTGGACCCGCAGTTCCCGATGCGACCATGAGAACTGTGTCGAAGTATCCCGTCATTCCATCACCGTCCAGGTGCGAAACTCCACCGATCCCGGCACGACGCTGTCATTCACTCACGATTCCTGGCGCTCATTCCTCCGCACCCACGACAACCCCACCCGATAG
- a CDS encoding helix-turn-helix domain-containing protein, with product MTTNGPGPTTIRRRIRLLLRQLRADRGHSQEDVCRVMAWSQSKMARIERGTTNIPVRDLRDLLEFYEIDDADEVRRLLDLAKLARRPHWAGAYRDSVPAPYMDFLGYEDDALRISQYHPFVIPGLLQTEQYARLLVAVGPRRRDGDDEAEARVRLRLARQRRVFAQPPRPGRVRIVLDERALTVVESDQVKLDQIEMILSRLPDIDFALLRRDTATDSVLVGPFSLHEFGSEADPDVVYVASQPEDVALIEDPEVVAGYKRAFDDLYHQAASGDEARHILDTIATSLRGTSA from the coding sequence ATGACGACGAACGGGCCGGGGCCGACCACGATTCGCCGCCGCATCCGCCTCCTGCTGCGTCAACTACGGGCCGACCGTGGACACTCGCAGGAGGACGTGTGCCGGGTGATGGCCTGGTCGCAGTCCAAAATGGCCAGGATCGAACGCGGCACCACCAACATTCCCGTTCGGGATCTTCGCGACCTGCTCGAATTCTACGAGATCGACGATGCCGACGAGGTGAGGCGCCTGCTGGATCTGGCGAAGCTCGCACGCCGACCTCACTGGGCGGGCGCGTACCGCGATTCGGTGCCAGCTCCTTACATGGATTTCCTCGGCTATGAGGACGATGCGCTCCGTATCAGTCAATACCATCCGTTCGTGATTCCAGGGCTGCTGCAGACCGAGCAGTACGCCCGTCTACTCGTGGCCGTGGGCCCGCGGCGTCGCGACGGCGACGATGAGGCAGAGGCTCGCGTGCGGTTGCGCCTGGCCCGACAACGTCGCGTCTTCGCCCAACCGCCGCGGCCCGGCCGGGTGCGGATCGTGCTCGACGAGCGGGCGCTCACCGTCGTGGAGAGCGACCAGGTCAAGCTTGACCAGATCGAGATGATCCTGTCGCGGCTGCCCGACATCGATTTCGCGCTACTTAGACGCGACACCGCCACTGACTCCGTCCTCGTCGGCCCCTTCTCCCTGCACGAGTTCGGATCCGAGGCCGATCCGGATGTCGTCTACGTCGCCAGCCAGCCCGAGGACGTGGCGCTCATCGAGGACCCCGAGGTCGTCGCAGGCTACAAACGCGCCTTCGACGACCTCTACCACCAGGCCGCGTCCGGCGACGAGGCACGACACATCCTCGACACCATCGCCACGTCACTGCGCGGTACATCGGCCTAA